A window of the Lactuca sativa cultivar Salinas chromosome 5, Lsat_Salinas_v11, whole genome shotgun sequence genome harbors these coding sequences:
- the LOC128125988 gene encoding uncharacterized protein LOC128125988 produces MWEKGSKVNDRPRLSFTVEGFDFNDVGIDDFEGAANEDGDIHGSTPTTPDTHLSPVNVDWTNSETQPNYHSDSQTGPQRNQSNNPIPLSPPITPNSSNSPSSASSSTGGGAPKRYRLLTDLYENTEEIQLPPEELMLLSSDDEPASYSEACRKKEWIQAMNDEIASIEKKTTPGA; encoded by the coding sequence ATGTGGGAGAAGGGATCGAAAGTCAATGATAGACCTAGATTGAGCTTCACCGTTGAGGGATTTGACTTCAACGATGTAGGTATCGATGACTTTGAAGGCGCTGCTAATGAAGATGGAGATATCCATGGGTCGACTCCAACAACACCCGATACTCACTTATCTCCAGTCAACGTGGACTGGACCAATAGCGAAACCCAGCCCAATTACCATTCAGATTCTCAAACAGGCCCACAAAGAAATCAGTCAAACAACCCGATTCCTTTAAGCCCTCCGATAACACCAAACTCGTCCAATTCACCCAGCAGCGCTTCGAGTTCGACTGGAGGAGGTGCCCCAAAAAGGTACCGATTGCTAACCGATCTTTATGAGAACACCGAAGAAATCCAATTGCCACCAGAAGAATTGATGTTATTATCCAGCGATGATGAACCAGCGAGCTATAGCGAAGCATGTCGAAAGAAAGAATGGATACAGGCTATGAACGATGAAATAGCctcaattgaaaaaaaaacaacaccTGGAGCCTAG
- the LOC111899539 gene encoding metacaspase-3, whose translation METQQLCKGCYNYVTVAPGRRCPICNTIAKPNKRTSQRMVPGILQFIDGYANTRSNSNYYNSVHGQLPQPPAYGGYYPPPVYGSGTYSPQPPPSIYSGGYNNPPPQSPAVYGYGYRQPEPQTWSPLMHNNYFQQSPEVHEKKKAVLCGVTYKGHPKSLAASINNVKSMHQLLLKLGFPDGSIRILTEEEPDSTRSPTRRNILMAMEWLTKDCCSGDSLVFYYAGHGSHVPDNNGDEKDGYDEALCPVDYKQSGKILDDEINAAIVAPLPHGVILHSIMDTCFSGTLLDLPFLCEIDRGGFYKWDKHHPSHASSYGGTRGGKAICISACDDHQNSADTSAFTGNAIGALTYSFIQAVQSARTLTYGDLLDNMRKVVRDAQQKQGLNAPFASSTSQEPQLSCTTRFEIYSEPFML comes from the exons ATGGAAACTCAACAACTCTGCAAAGGGTGCTACAATTACGTGACAGTAGCACCTGGGAGACGTTGTCCCATCTGCAATACAATCGCCAAGCCCAACAAAAGAACTAGTCAACGTATGGTCCCTGGGATACTCCAGTTTATCGATGGCTATGCCAACACACGTTCAAACAGCAACTACTACAATAGCGTCCATGGACAGCTTCCACAACCACCAGCATATGGAGGTTATTACCCTCCACCGGTGTATGGTTCTGGTACCTACAGCCCACAGCCACCGCCATCAATCTACAGTGGAGGTTATAATAACCCTCCACCACAGTCTCCGGCTGTATATGGTTACGGTTATCGCCAGCCCGAACCGCAGACGTGGTCTCCTTTGATGCATAACAACTACTTCCAACAATCACCGGAGGTTCATGAGAAGAAGAAGGCGGTGCTGTGTGGCGTGACCTACAAAGGTCACCCGAAGTCACTTGCTGCCAGTATAAATAACGTCAAGAGCATGCATCAATTATTGCTGAAATTGGGTTTCCCAGATGGTTCCATCCGCATCCTCAcag AAGAAGAACCAGACTCCACCAGGTCACCAACAAGACGCAACATATTGATGGCAATGGAGTGGCTCACGAAAGATTGCTGTTCCGGGGATTCATTGGTGTTCTATTATGCAGGACATGGCTCTCATGTGCCTGATAACAATGGAGATGAAAAAGATGGGTATGATGAAGCTTTATGTCCTGTTGACTATAAGCAATCTGGGAAGATACTAGATGATGAGATCAATGCCGCCATTGTAGCACCGCTACCTCATGGAGTAATACTTCACAGTATCATGGACACTTGCTTTAGTGGAACTCTTCTTGACCTTCCTTTTCTTTGTGAGATTGACCG TGGAGGATTCTATAAGTGGGACAAACATCATCCCTCACATGCTTCTTCATATGGGGGTACTCGTGGTGGAAAAGCAATATGTATTAGCGCCTGTGACGACCATCAAAATTCAGCAGATACATCG GCTTTCACAGGTAATGCCATTGGTGCATTGACTTATAGCTTCATCCAAGCTGTGCAAAGTGCACGTACATTAACATATGGAGATTTACTTGACAATATGCGCAAAGTAGTTCGTGATGCTCAACAAAAACAAGGCCTAAATGCTCCATTTGCATCTTCTACATCACAG GAGCCTCAACTATCATGTACAACAAGATTCGAGATTTACTCAGAGCCTTTTATGTTGTAG